CGGCAGCCGATGTTCGACCGCATCACCGCGGACGGCGTGGAGTGGAACGACGGCCGTCGTGTCGACGCCGACGTCATCCTCTGGGCCACCGGTTTCCGCGCCGCCATCGACCACCTCACCCCACTGCGCCTGCGCGAGCCGGGCGGCGGCATCCGCCTGGAGGGCACACACGCGGCCGCCGACCCGCGCATCCACCTCGTCGGCTACGGTCCGTCGGCCAGCACCATCGGCGCCAACCGCGCCGGCCGCGCGGCCGTACGCGACATCAGGCGACTGCTGGAGCGGGAACCGACCGCCGCGTGACGCCCGGCCGCCGGTGGCCACGCCCCCCCGGGATGGACACCCGGCCGCCGGCACGGACCCCGGTACGCACGCCCGCCCGGTACGGGTCACCCGCGTGCCGAGACGGGCACCGGCACCGCGTGACGCCCAGGCCGGGTCCCCCCGGCTGCTGGAGCAGGAGCCGGTAGCCCCGTGGCGCCCGTCGGATCACTCGCCCCCGGGTGCCGGCCGGCTCACACGGCCCTTCCGCTCCGCCGCTCGCACCATCAGGCCCGTCCACACCGTCAGCCGGGCCGCCGACCCGGTCCCCCTGTCCCTCCGCACGCCACCCTCCGGATCACCCGGCCGCCCGCGCCCCGGCGGTCTTCCTCCGGGCGTTGAACTCGGCGACGTTGCGCTGGTGTTCGGCGTAGTCGGCGGTGAAGCGGGTGTCGCCCGGGCGGACCGTGACGAAGTACAGCCAGTTGCCCGGGGGTGGGTTGACGGCGGCCCTCACGGCCTGCTCGCCGGGGTTGTCGATCGGCGTGGGCGGCAGGCCCACGCGCTGGTACGAGTTGTAAGGGCTGTCGATGCGCGTGTCGTCCGCCGTCGTGCGGAGTGTGGAGCGGTTCAGCGCGTAGTTGATGGTGGAGTCCATCTGCAGCGGCATGCCGCGTTCGAGACGGTTGAAGATCACCCGGGCCATCTTGCCCATGTCGGCCCTGGTGGCCGCCTCCGCCTGGACGATGCTCGCGATGGTGACGGCCTGGTAGACGTTCATGGCGTTGCGCTGCGCCCCCGCGGCGATGGGCGCGCCGTTGAACTTCTCGTTCGCGGTGGCGACCATCAGGGCCAGGAGCTTCGCCGGGGTCGTCTTCTCCTGGATCGGATACGTCGCCGGGAAGAGGTAGCCCTCCGGGTTGCCCTCGGCGTCGTTCGGCAGTTTGAGGGCGGCCTTCGCCAGGGACTTCCTCGTGCTGCCCGCGGGCAGGGCCAGGGCCTTGTCGACGGCCGCGTAGACCTGGCTCGCGCGCCAGCCCTCCGGGATCACCAGGGTCGTGGGCCGGCCTTCCTCCTCGGGCTCGAGGGTCAGTAGCGGCACCGCCACGGCGGTACCGACCACGACGGCTCCGGTCGCGACGAGGGCGAGACGGCCCCGGCGCGTCAGTCGAATCGTGCTCCGTGGCGGAGTGTTCTTCTGCATGCGGGCACGGTAACCCGCATATCGCCACAAACCTGGCATATTTTCATCTTGTCGGTTCCAGTTGGGCGTCCCGGCGTACGAGCGCCGCGTACCGGCCGTGCCGCTCCAGCAGTTCCTCGTGCGTACCGAGTTCCACCGCCCGCCCCGAGTCGAGGACCACGATCTGGTCGGCGCCCCGGACGGTGGACAGCCGGTGGGCGATGGTGAGCGTGGTGCGGTCGGCCGACAGCGCGTCGATGGCGTCCTGTACGGCGGCCTCGGTCCGGGTGTCCAGCGCGCTGGTGGCCTCGTCGAGGATGAGGACCGGCGGGTCGCGCAGGATCGTGCGGGCGATGGCCAGTCGCTGCTTCTCACCGCCGGAGAAACGGTGGCCGCGCTCGCCGACGACGGTGTCGTAGCCGTCGGGCAGGGCGGCGATGTGGTCGTGGATCTGCGCGGCCTTCGCCGCCTGGTAGAGCTCCTCGTCGGTGGCGTCGGGCTTGGCGAAGCGCAGGTTGTCGGCGACCGAGGCGTGGAAGAGGTACGTCTCCTGCGAGACGACGCCGACCGCGCGCGCCAGGGTGTCGAAGTCGAGGTCGCGGACGTCGACCCCGTCGAGGGTGACGCGGCCGCCCGTCACGTCGTAGAGGCGGGGCACCAGGTAGCCGAGCGTGGACTTGCCGGCGCCGGTGGGGCCGACGATCGCGAGGCTGCCGCCGGCCGGGACGGTGAGGTCGATGCCGTCGAGGACCGGGCCGCCCTTGTCGTCGTAACCGAAGGAGACGTTCTCGAAGCGGACCTCGCCCTTGACCCGGTCGAGGCGGACCGGATCGGGGCGCTCGCTGATGTCGATCGGCAGGTCGAGGTACTCGAAGATGCGCTGGAAGAGGGCGAGCGAGGTCTGGATCTGCACTCCGGTCGACAGCAGGCTCACGGCCGGGCGGAACAGGCCCTGCTGGAGCGAGACGAAGGCGACGATGGTGCCGATGGAGACCTGGGGGCCGCCCAGCTGGAAGGCCATGCCGGCGGTCCAGTAGATGACGGCGGGCAGGGCGGCCATGACGATCGTGATGACGGCCATGCGCCACCGGCCCGCCATGTTCGACCGCACCTCCAGGTCGACGAGTTCCTCGGACTCCGCGGCGAAGGACTTCGTCAGCGAGTCGGAGCGGCCCATCGTGCGGCCGAGCAGGATGCCGCTGACGGAGAGCGACTCGGTGACCGTCGCGGCCATGGCGGCCATCTGCTTCTGGCGCTGGGTGGTGATCTTCCGGCGTTCGTTGCCGACGCGACGGCTGATCCACACGAACACCGGCAGCAACAGCAGCGAGACGACGGTCAGGCGCCAGTCGAGGACGACCATCGCGACGATCGTGGCGATCACGCTGGTGAGGTTGGAGACCAACGACGTCGCGGTGGAGGTGACGGTGGCCTGCATGCCGCCGATGTCATTGGCGATGCGGGACTGCACCTCGCCCGTGCGCGTGCGTGTGAAGAACGCGAGGGACATGCGCTGGAGCCGGCCGTAGACGGCGGTGCGCAGGTCGTGCATGACGCGCTGGCCGACCGTCGTGGAGATCAGCGTCTGGAGGACGCCGAAGACGCTGGTGAGGACGGCGCTGAGGATCATGCCGAGGGCGAGCAGGCTGAGCAGGCCCGTGCGCCCCTGGGGGATCGCGACGTCGAGGATCTCCTTCAACAGGAAGGGCGTGGCGACCGAGACCAGCGACGCGGCGCCGACCAGCAGGCCGACGATCGCGAGGCGGCCCCGGTAGGGGCGGAAGAGCCCGAGGATGCGGCGCACCTGCCGGGGCTGTTCCTTCGAGTCGGCGGGCGCGGTCCAGGGGGCTTCGTGGTCGGGGTGCATGGGCTCCTTCGGGAGAGCGATACGGCCGGGGGCGCGGGCGGCGGATCGGATCGTAGCTCATTGTTACCTATACTCACAATGAACATCATCCTGATATTGTTCCCGCATGACCTCCCCCGACTCCGACGGCCTGCTCGCCGAGCAGTTGCTGCGGCTCACCCGCCGGGTGCACCGCATCCAGAAGCGCCATCTGGAGCATCGCGACCTCGGCATCACACCGGCCCAGTCCAGGCTGCTGCGCACCCTCGCGCACTGGGGGTCGCCGCCGCGCATGGCCGACCTGGCCGAGCGCCTTGAGGTGGTACCCCGGGCGGTGACCACGCTGGTCGACGGGCTGGAGGCGAGCGGCAAGGTGCGGCGGGTCCCGGACCCGGCGAACCGGCGGGTGATCCGCATCGAGCTCACGGACGACGGCCGGGGCGCGCTGCGCGAGCTGCGGGCGGCGCGCAGGTCGGCCGCGGAGGAGATCCTCGCGCCGCTGACGGAGGAACAGCGCGAGTCGCTCGGGGGGTTGCTGAACACGCTGATCGACGGAGCGCCGGTGCGGCGGTGCTGAGGGACTGAAGCGCACCGAGGACCTGGAGCGCGCTGGGGACCTGACCGCGCACTCACGGTCGGGCGTGCGAAACGGGCCGTGGCCGCCGCTCTCCTGCTGGAGCGGTGGCCGCGGCCGGTTCGGTGTCGGTCGGTTTCGGTCAACCGACCTCGGGAGTGGGTTCCTTGGGCTTCTGGGTGGGGATTCCCGGCGCCGGGGTCACCGCCACGGGGACCTCGACGTCACCCTCGCCGCCGCCGTCCTGCTCGTCATCCGGTGCGGCCGTCTCCTCCCCGTCGAGCGTCTTCTTGGCCCGCTCGATGTCCAGCGCACCCTCCCAGCGGGACACCGCGAACACGGCGACGCAGTTGCCGAGCAGGTTCGTGACGACGCGCATCGAGTCCATGATGCGGTCCACGCCGAGCAGCAGGGCGACGGCTCCCGCCGGGATGGCACCCAGGGACGAGGCCGTCGCGGACAGGGCGAGGAACGCCGAACCGGGGATGCCCGCCATGCCCTTGCTGGTCAGCATGAGCACCAGGACCACGGTGATCTGCTGGCCCAGGCTCAGTTCCACGCCCACGGCCTGGGCGATGAACAGCGTGCCGATGGACAGGTAGAGCGAGGCGCCGTCGAGGTTGAAGGAGTAGCCCGTGGGCAGTACCAGACCCACCGCGTCGTCGCGGGCACCGGCCCGGCGCAGCTTCTGCATCACGCGCGGCATGACCGACTCGGTGGACGCGGTGCCGAGCGCGAGCAGCATCTCCTCGCGGATGTAGCGCAGGAACTTCCAGAGGCTGAGCCCGGTCACCATCCGCAGGGCGAGGGCGAGCAGCACGACGAACAGCGCGGCCGCCACGTAGCAGAGGACGATGAGCTTGGCGTACGTCTTCATCACACCCAGCCCGTAGTTGCCGACCAGGTGGGCCATCGCGCCGAACACCGCGATCGGGGCCAGCCGCATGATGAAGCCGACGACCGTGAAGATCACTTCCTGGGCCTGGTCGATGGCGGGCAGGATCTTCGGCACCTTGGTGTGCCCGAGGTGCAGCAGGGCGGCGCCCACGAGGCAGGCCAGGATGAGGACTTGGAGCAGTTCGTTCTCGGCGAAGGCGCCGACGAAGCTCTCGGGCAGCGCGTTGAGGACGAACTCGGTCGTCGAGGGCAGCTGACCACCGCCCGTCGACTGGTCCACCGCGGCGGCGTTCAGCGAGGACGGGTCGACGTTCATGCCCTTGCCGGGTCCGACGACGTTGGCGGCAACGAGACCGATGACCAGGGCGGCGGTGGAGGCGACCTCGAACCAGATGAGGGCCTTGACCCCGATCCGGCCGAACGCCTTGAGGTCACCGGCCTTGGCGATGCCGACGACGACCACGCAGAACACCAGGGGCGAGATCACCGTCTTGATGAGCCGGGTGAAACCGTCACCGAGCGGCTGGAAAGCTGTGGCCGTATCCGGCCACAGCTTCCCTACGACGATTCCGAGGACGAGCGCGCAGAGGACCTGCGCGAAGAGTGAGGTACGCAAGGTGCGTGCGACGCGCCGCGGCAGGGACGGTACGGACGGTGGCACGAGGCCTCCTAGGGGGACGGGGCACACAGAGGCCGGAGGGGACTTCTGCGATACGGAAAGCAGCTTCCGTAGCCCGTACACTGTGGAGGCCGTCTTGATCGCGCACAAGACCGCAACGTTTCGGCCATGTAAAAGCGCGCTAAGTGACAGACGTCACGGGGGCCACACCTGCCTCCTCAGCAACGGTGGCGGTCCCCGGTGAGCACCCCCTGCGTGGTGGTCAGCGTGCGGTCGTAGCAGCCGGTGTGCGAGCCGTGGAGCCGGTAGCGCTCGCTCGTCGTGCCGACCGCGTGCCGCTGGTCGCGGGGCACGTTCGCGGTGTACGTGGCGTCGCCCGTATAGGAGTCGTCGAGCCGTGACCACGCCGTACGACGGCCGCCGCGCGTCTCGACGGCCGTGGCGCGGTCGCCGAGGGTCAGCACGGTGCGCAGCCGGTCACCCGCGCCGAGGGTGGTCGTGCCGTCCATCGTGTAGGTCCGGTGCGTGCGCGCGGTGCGGGCCGGTCCGCGTCCGTCGACGGTCACCGACTCGTCGTCGCTCCAGGTGGCATCGAGGGCGTCGGTCGTCTCGCCGTCCACCCAGCGATGCTCGGAGGTGTTGGCCAGCGAACGGGCGACGGTGGTCGTGACGCGGCCGTGCGAGGTGTCGACGTATCCGGCGACGGTCAGCCGGTGGCCGCCCTCGGTGCCGACCCGGTGCTCCGAACCGGGCGTATACGACGAGGAGTTGGTGAGGTCGCCCGCCTTGTGCACGGTGAGCTTCCCGGGAACGTGGGCGCGCTGCTCGTCCTGCCAGACGAGGACGTTCACGGGGGTGCTCCAGCCGGTCTGCCCCTCGGGTACGCCGACGACCGAGATCTCGACGCGGTGCGGGCGGCCGTCGTTGAGGAGCCCGGCGAAGGGGGTGAGGTCGTAGGTGATCGGCTTGATGTCGAAGGCGCGCGGGCCCGGGATGACGTACCAGAGGAAGGGGTTGGACCAGCCGCCTGTCCACACGGTGGGGAACGGTGCGGCGATGCCCGCGAGCCGGCCGTCCACGCGGATCTGGACCTCGCGGTAGGGGCCTTGGCCTGCCTTGCAGGAGTACGGCGCCGGGTCGGGGACCGTCAGGTACCAGTACTCCTCGCAGCCGCCGCCGGAGCCGGTGGCGTACACCTCGGCGACGACGCGTTCGCTGTTGCGCGGGGTCGTGAGGGTGGTCGCGCCGTCGGTCCCCTGGTCGAGGGTGAGGACCCGGTCGGGGGTCTTCCCGTCGGGGCGGCCCTGGTGGAAGGTCAGCGTGACCTTGACGTCGAGGACGCCCGTGTAGGTGTCGTCGACGACGTTCCCGACGAGCATCTCGACGTCCTGGCGGCTGCGGAAGGTGTCGCTGTAGCGGGTGACGTCCTTCTCCACCGACCACGCGATGCCGTCGGGTGAGGGCTGCGGTGTCGACGTACGGAAGATCTCGACCCCGCCGACGTGCAGGTAGCCGAGCCGGTCGTACTGGCGCCCCTTGACCTTGCCGTCGAGCCGCAGCACCACCTTGCTCCAGCGGTCGCCGCAATCGCCGGGTGGCGTGTACGTGCCCCGGTACGGGGTGAAGTCGCGGAACTGCGCCTGGGCGACGGTGACTTCACATGATCCGCCGCCGGGCTTCGTGACAGGCGGGGCGGCCGTGACCGGGTCGTGCCAGTCAGTGCCGAACTCGGCGGGGACGTCGGCCGCACGGGCGGGACCGGCTCCGAGGAGGGTGCTCGCCAGGAGGGCCGCCCCGGCAAGCATGGACATGACGATCCGTCTCTTCATGGGCGGTGTTCTACGGGGAGTCCGCCGCCTGCGCAATGAGCACCTGCCCGCCGGAGCGCTCTGTTCCCACCCCTGTCGGCCGGTTCCGTTCGGTGGGTCGAAAACCGGTTGCCTCCGACCACCCGGCGACGCGAACCTGGCACGGTTTGCTGCCGTCGGCCGAACTCCCATCCCCCCTGACACGAGCCACTGGGACGTCATGCACATTCAAGACCTTCCCTACCCCGACCCGGGCGTGCCGGATACGCGTTCGGGTCCCCGATTCCTGTGGTGGCTCTTCCGCAATCAGCTGGGCGGGCAGCTCAAGTCGCTGGCCTGGGGGCTGCTGCACTTCGCCTCCGTCGCCGCGCTGCCGTTCTGCGTCGGTGTCGCCGTACAGGCCGTCGTCGACCGCTCCGGAGGGCAACTCGCCCTGGCGGGTGGCCTGCTGGCGCTGGCCTGCGTCGGCAACGCGGTCGGCGGCACCTTCCTGCACCGCACCGCCATCACCAACTGGATCACGGCGGCCGCCCGCGTCCAGCAGCTGCTCGCCCGCAAGGCCGCCCAGTTGGGCTCGGCGCTGACCCGGCGCGTCGCGGCCGGTGAGGTCGTGGCGGTGTCCACGGGTGACGTGGAGAAGATCGGCTGGTTCGTGGAGGCCTGG
This region of Streptomyces caelestis genomic DNA includes:
- the mltG gene encoding endolytic transglycosylase MltG, with translation MQKNTPPRSTIRLTRRGRLALVATGAVVVGTAVAVPLLTLEPEEEGRPTTLVIPEGWRASQVYAAVDKALALPAGSTRKSLAKAALKLPNDAEGNPEGYLFPATYPIQEKTTPAKLLALMVATANEKFNGAPIAAGAQRNAMNVYQAVTIASIVQAEAATRADMGKMARVIFNRLERGMPLQMDSTINYALNRSTLRTTADDTRIDSPYNSYQRVGLPPTPIDNPGEQAVRAAVNPPPGNWLYFVTVRPGDTRFTADYAEHQRNVAEFNARRKTAGARAAG
- a CDS encoding ABC transporter ATP-binding protein — encoded protein: MHPDHEAPWTAPADSKEQPRQVRRILGLFRPYRGRLAIVGLLVGAASLVSVATPFLLKEILDVAIPQGRTGLLSLLALGMILSAVLTSVFGVLQTLISTTVGQRVMHDLRTAVYGRLQRMSLAFFTRTRTGEVQSRIANDIGGMQATVTSTATSLVSNLTSVIATIVAMVVLDWRLTVVSLLLLPVFVWISRRVGNERRKITTQRQKQMAAMAATVTESLSVSGILLGRTMGRSDSLTKSFAAESEELVDLEVRSNMAGRWRMAVITIVMAALPAVIYWTAGMAFQLGGPQVSIGTIVAFVSLQQGLFRPAVSLLSTGVQIQTSLALFQRIFEYLDLPIDISERPDPVRLDRVKGEVRFENVSFGYDDKGGPVLDGIDLTVPAGGSLAIVGPTGAGKSTLGYLVPRLYDVTGGRVTLDGVDVRDLDFDTLARAVGVVSQETYLFHASVADNLRFAKPDATDEELYQAAKAAQIHDHIAALPDGYDTVVGERGHRFSGGEKQRLAIARTILRDPPVLILDEATSALDTRTEAAVQDAIDALSADRTTLTIAHRLSTVRGADQIVVLDSGRAVELGTHEELLERHGRYAALVRRDAQLEPTR
- a CDS encoding MarR family winged helix-turn-helix transcriptional regulator, with product MTSPDSDGLLAEQLLRLTRRVHRIQKRHLEHRDLGITPAQSRLLRTLAHWGSPPRMADLAERLEVVPRAVTTLVDGLEASGKVRRVPDPANRRVIRIELTDDGRGALRELRAARRSAAEEILAPLTEEQRESLGGLLNTLIDGAPVRRC
- a CDS encoding cation:dicarboxylate symporter family transporter — protein: MPPSVPSLPRRVARTLRTSLFAQVLCALVLGIVVGKLWPDTATAFQPLGDGFTRLIKTVISPLVFCVVVVGIAKAGDLKAFGRIGVKALIWFEVASTAALVIGLVAANVVGPGKGMNVDPSSLNAAAVDQSTGGGQLPSTTEFVLNALPESFVGAFAENELLQVLILACLVGAALLHLGHTKVPKILPAIDQAQEVIFTVVGFIMRLAPIAVFGAMAHLVGNYGLGVMKTYAKLIVLCYVAAALFVVLLALALRMVTGLSLWKFLRYIREEMLLALGTASTESVMPRVMQKLRRAGARDDAVGLVLPTGYSFNLDGASLYLSIGTLFIAQAVGVELSLGQQITVVLVLMLTSKGMAGIPGSAFLALSATASSLGAIPAGAVALLLGVDRIMDSMRVVTNLLGNCVAVFAVSRWEGALDIERAKKTLDGEETAAPDDEQDGGGEGDVEVPVAVTPAPGIPTQKPKEPTPEVG
- a CDS encoding peptide-N4-asparagine amidase translates to MKRRIVMSMLAGAALLASTLLGAGPARAADVPAEFGTDWHDPVTAAPPVTKPGGGSCEVTVAQAQFRDFTPYRGTYTPPGDCGDRWSKVVLRLDGKVKGRQYDRLGYLHVGGVEIFRTSTPQPSPDGIAWSVEKDVTRYSDTFRSRQDVEMLVGNVVDDTYTGVLDVKVTLTFHQGRPDGKTPDRVLTLDQGTDGATTLTTPRNSERVVAEVYATGSGGGCEEYWYLTVPDPAPYSCKAGQGPYREVQIRVDGRLAGIAAPFPTVWTGGWSNPFLWYVIPGPRAFDIKPITYDLTPFAGLLNDGRPHRVEISVVGVPEGQTGWSTPVNVLVWQDEQRAHVPGKLTVHKAGDLTNSSSYTPGSEHRVGTEGGHRLTVAGYVDTSHGRVTTTVARSLANTSEHRWVDGETTDALDATWSDDESVTVDGRGPARTARTHRTYTMDGTTTLGAGDRLRTVLTLGDRATAVETRGGRRTAWSRLDDSYTGDATYTANVPRDQRHAVGTTSERYRLHGSHTGCYDRTLTTTQGVLTGDRHRC